Within the Bacillota bacterium genome, the region AATCGCGCCTCGCCCAAGACGCAGTCGAGCCTGCTGGAGTGCATGGAGGAACGGCAGGTGAGTGCCGACGGCGTGACCCGCCCCCTCCCCCGCCCCTTCCTGGTGCTGGCCACCGAGAACCCCGTCGACTTCGAGGGCACCTACCCGTTGCCCGAGGCCCAGCTGGACCGGTTCGGCCTCCGCCTGCGCATCGGTTACCCCGCGCCCGAGGAGGAGATGCAGCTGCTGGACCGGATGCGCGGCGACGAGCCGCTCAGGACGCTCCAGCAGGTGGCCACGCCGGAGGAAGTGCTGGCGGCCCAGGAGCGCGTGCGCGGGGTCTACGTGGACCCGGCGCTCCGCGCCTACCTGATCGACCTCATCACGGCCACCCGGACCCACCCCGAGGTGCAGCTCGGGGCCAGCCCGCGCGCCGCCGTCACCCTGGCAGCGCTGGCCCGGGCGCGGGCCGCCGTCTCCGGCCGGGACTACGTCCTGCCCGAGGACGTGAAGGCCCTGGCCGAACCGGCCCTCGCCCACCGCTTGATCCTGCGGCCGGAGGCGCGTTGGGAGCAGGTGACACCCGAGAGCGTCGTGCGTGACATCCTCAACCGGACGCCCCTGCCCGACCAGGTGCGGGTGAGGCGGGGGGGATGAGGGGTGCGCCTGCGGCTGAACGATCCCTGGATCCCGCTGCTCTGGGCCGTCCTCGGAGTGGCCGCGCTCCTGATGGGCGGGCGGCTGCCCTGGTCGATCTTCTTCCTCTTCACCGCCCTCCTTTTGCTCTCCGGGGGGTGGACGGCCTATGCAGCCCGCCACGTGGAGATCGAACTGCAGCGCGGCCGTCTCCGGAGCACCGCCGGCGAGCAGCTGGAGGTGTCGCTCGCGGTGGAGAACGCCGGCTGGCTGCCTGTGCCCCACCTTGCGCTGGAGGACGTCTCCGAGGCGCCCATCGGCCTGCTGAGCGAACCGCTTCTCCTGTCGATGCCCGTCTCCGCCTCCGCCACCTACCGGCTCCGGACGCGCCCGCTCCGGCGGGGCCGCTACGCACTGGGCCCGCTGGAGGCCCGCGTCCGCGATCCCTTCGGGCTCTTCGAGAAACGCTGGCGGGTGGAGGGGCAGGAGACGGTGACGGTCTATCCCCGGGTCCTGCCCCTGGGTCGCCTGCCGCTTCCCCTGCGGGACCCCTTCGGCCAGGTGGAGACGCGCAGGCGGATCCTGCCGGACCCCGGTAGCCTCGCCGGCGCCCGCCCGGCGCAACCGGGCGACGCGACCCGCTGGATCCACTGGAAGGCGAGTGCCCGGCGAGGTTCGCTCTACACGAAGCAGTTCGACCCCACCGCCTCGGGGCAGGCGGTGCTGGTGGTGGACACCGACCGGAAGTCCTACGAGGCGGCGGCCGCCGGCGAGGTCTCGCCGGACCTCCTGGACGCCGCCTGCGAGCTGGCCGCCGCTTCCGGCCGGCTCTACCTGCGGCGAAACGTCGCCGTGGGCGCCTGGGTGGGAGGCCCCTCCCCCCTCTGGATCCCCCCGCGGACGGGGGAGAACCAGATGGGCTTCCTCCTGGAGGCGCTCGCCTCCGCTTCTCTGGCCGACGGCGGGCTCGAGGAGGCGCTGGCCGGCCTGGGCCACCGGCTGGCGGCCCAGACGGCGCTGATCGTCTGCTCCCCCCACCTCGAGGCCTCCACCGCCGCCGCCCTGCAGAGTCTCCAGCAGGACGGCTTCGGCGTCCTGGTCGTCCTGGTCAAGCCGCGGGCCGGCGGGAGGGCCGGCGGCCGGGCGGGCGAAGAGCGGCCGCGCGGCGGCCCGGAGGCCGCGGGAGAGGTCCTCCGCCGGTTGACCGAGGCGGGTGTCCATGCCTATGCCGCCGCGTCGGTCGCGGAGTTGGACGCCCAGCTGGGGGGTGAGGCGGATGCGCGCGCCGTCCTTCGCTGACCCCTCCCTGCCCGGGGAGGAGGAGGTCATCGGGGCACCGGCCTCGAGAGGCGGTGGCGCCTGGTACGCCTGGCGCGCCCTGGAGATGCTCCTCTTTCACGCCTACCTGGGGCTGCTGGTCTGGAGCTTCGGCCCCTTCCTCCACGTGCCCGTGGAGCCCGCTCGCTTCCTGGAGGTGGCGGTGCCAGTCTCCCTGGCGGCCTGGGCCATGGCGCGCTGGCGGTGGCTGGCTACGGCGCTGGTGGTCGCCGTGGTGTTGGCCCTGGGTCTCTCCGCCCGCTACGCCCCCCTGCTCTGGTGGCAGCTGCGGAGCCAGCTGCTCCTCCTGGGTCAGCTGCTGGGCGCCGCCTGGAGCGGGCATCCACTGCCCACGCCTCCCGGCGTCGCCTACGGGCTGATGACGCTGGGCGGCCTGCTGGCCGGCATCCTCGCCCACCGGGAGCGGGCGGCCTCGGGGCGCGGCGTCTGGCTCCTCGGGCTGGGAGCCGCCGTCCTTCTGGTGCAGTGGCTCTGGTACTGGGATCCCGCCTACTCCATCCTCTGGCCGGCCATGGCCCTGGGTCTGGCCTGGCTGGCCGCCCGGGAGGCGGTGGCCCACGCGCCGCGCGCAAGCTCGCCGGCGGCGGCCGACGCCACCCGAGCGCCCGTGGCCTACTCCGCCACCCCGGCCCGCCAGCTGACGCTGGGCGTGCTGGCGGCCGTGGCCCTGCTCGCCCTGGTGGCCGCGCTGCCGACCGCCATCCCGCCCGCCAGCCTCGGCTCGCTGGGCCAGCGGTTCGCCCAGCTGATGCCCAGCCTCGAGCGGCTCCGCGGGGCCGGCGTGCCCGTGGGTTCGCTCCCGCCGGGCGGCTTCGACCTTTCCAGCACGGGCTTCGCGCAGGCGAACGACCGGCTGGGGGGACCGGTCCTGCTCGACCCGACGCCGGTGATGCGGCTCCGCCTCTACGGTGCCCCCGCCGCCGGCACGCTCTACCTGCGGGGGATGGCCGACGACGTCTACACGGGCCTGGGGTGGAAGCTCTCCCCGAGCGGGGAGCCGACCCGCTCCCGGCCGCCGCAGCCGGCGGGGGCGATCCCCCCCTCGGCGCCCAGGGTGCGGCTCGAGGTGGAACCGCTGGGGAGCCTGCCCGTGGTCTTCTACCCGCTGCAGCCCGTCCAGCTCTCCGTGCCGGCGGAGATCCGCTCGGACGGCCTCGGCAACCTCTACGCTGCGACGGGCGCGCTGCAGCAGGGCTACGAGCTGGTGGCGCGGCTGATCCCCGTGGGTGGGCCCGGGTATGCACCCTCTTCCCTGGCCGGGCCGGTTCCACCGCCCGACCAGGGGAACGGCCTCCAGCTGCCCGCGGAGGTCCCCGCCCGGGTGAGGGAGCTGGCCCAGCGGGTGACCGCCGGCTCGTCGACGCCGCTGGAGAAGGCGCGGGCGCTGGAGCGCTTCCTGAAGAGCAGCTATCCCTACACCCTGGACGCCTCCGCGCCTCCACCGGGCCGGGACTTCGTGGACTTCTTCCTCTTCGAGGAGCGGCAGGGATACTGCACCTACTACTCCTCGGCCATGGCCGTCATGCTCCGCACGCTGGGCATCCCGGCGCGCTGGGTGACCGGCTTCCGGGTCGACCTGGCCGGGGGGCGGCTGCTGCCCGACGGCGGCCGGCAGCTGGAGGTGCGGAACGCCGACGCCCACGCCTGGGTGGAGGCTTGGATCCCCGGGCGCGGCTGGGTGCCCTTCGATCCGACTCCGGGCGCGACCGAAACGGCCTCCACCGGTGCGGGAACCCTGGCGCCGGCGCCCGACGCCGGTCCGGGCGGCCAGCCTTCCCGGCCTCCCCTCCGGCAGCCGCAGAGCGGGGAGACCGGCGGCTCCGGAGCCGCCGCAGGCACCGCCCAGGGGGCTCCCCGCTGGCCGTGGTTCGCCCTCCTGGGCGCGCTCCTGGCAGCTTTCTGGACGGGGCGGGGCTGGTGGCGCGAGATGGCGCCCGTGGCCGGCGGCCGGGCCCAGATGGCCCGCCTCTTCCGCCTGGCGGAGCGACTGGGCCGGCTCTACGGGGTGCCGCGGCGCCGGGGCGAGACACCCACGGAGTACGCGGCCCGGGTGGGCCGCGTCTACCCGGTCGTCGTCCCGCCCCTGGAACGGCTGGCCGTCCTCTACGAGCGGGCGCTCTTCGCCCCTGAGCCGCCGGCGCCCTCCGAGGCCGTGTCGGCCCATCGCGCGTGGCAGGAGCTGAACCGGCGCTGGGCGGAGCTGGGAGGGCGCTGGCGGCACGCCTGGCGGCGCTGGCTCAGCTGGTAGGCGGGCGGGCCGGGTCTGCCGCCGCTCAGGCGGAACCGAGCCACCGCCGCCAGAGGGCGGGCGCCTCGGGCGAGAACGCTTCCTGGCGGTCGCGGATGCGGTCGAGCAGCTCGGCGAGGCCCCGCTCCACCTCCCGCACCAGGCGCTCCGGGTAGGACCACTGGCGCCGGTGGAGCTCGAACTCGTGCAGGTCGAGGATCTGGAGGCGCCCGTCCTCGCCGAGCAGGACGTCCACGTCCAGGTCGGTGGTCCGGCCGTGCCGGCTCCCGCCCGGGGAGGCCTCCTCCCACTCCACCGGCGTGGTCAGGTTGCAGTAGTACCGGAGCCCCCGTTCCTGCAGCAGGACAAAGACGTCGTACCAGCGATCCCGCCACAGGTAGTGGACGACGGGGACATCGTCCTCCCAGAGGCGACCGTCGGCCTCCTCCACCTTCGTCCCCGCGGGCAGCCAGAGGACCGTCAGGCTGCCTTCCTCGGCCAGGACCGGCGCCGCCTGCCAGCGCCGGTGGAGGCGGCCGTCGAACTTGAAGGCGGTGACGGCCGCCAGCTCTTCCCGGGCGCCGGGGTGCCCGGCCCCCGGAGGCGTCCCCGGGTTCAATCCCTCGCCTCCAGGAGGCGGAGGGCGGCGCCGCTCAGGATGCGGACGCCCAGCGGCAGCGCCTCCTCGTCGATGGTGAACTGCGGGCTGTGGTGGGGAGCGCCGGCGCCCTCCCTCGGACCGGCACCCAGAAGGAGGAAGGCGCCCGGCCGCCTCTGGAGGTAGTAGGCGAAGTCCTCGCCGCCCATGTTGGGCGGGTACCGGCTGTCCACGTTCTCGGCGCCGAGCACGCTCCGGGCCGCCTCGGCCAGCACCCGCGCCTCCTGCGGGTGGTTGGTCAGGGCCGGGTACCCCCGGTTGTACTCGAAGTCGTAGCTCGCCCCGGCTGCCGCGCAGAGGTGCTCGACCAGCGCGCGCATGCGGCGGATCACCTCTTCCCGGGTGACCTCGTCGAAGGTCCGGACGGTCCCGGTCATCTCCGCCGCCGGTGCGATCACGTTGAAGTTGAAGCCGGCGTGGAAGGTGCCCACTGTCAGCACAGCCGGCTGGAGCGGGTCGACGGCACGGCCCATCATCCCCTGCAGCCCGGTGACGATCTGGGCGCCCACCCAGAGCGCGTCCACCGCCTGGTGGGGCGCCGACCCGTGTCCGCCGCGCCCGTGGACCACGATGCGGAAGTCGTCGGCGTTGGCCATCAGGGCGCCCTCGTTCAGCCCGGCCTTGCCCACCGGGAGGTTGGACCAGAGGTGGAGGCCGACGACCGCATCCACGCCGTCCAGCGCCCCGTGCTCGATCAGCCCCAGCGCCCCGCCGGGGATCTTCTCCTCGGCCGGCTGGAAGAGGAAGCGGACCCGCCCCGGCCAGCGCGCCCGCGTCGTGGCGAGAAGGCGCGCCACCCCCAGGAGGATGGCGGTGTGGCCGTCGTGGCCGCAGGCGTGCATGACGCCCGGTCGCTCGCTGGCGAACTCCAGGCCGGTCGCCTCCTCCACCGGGAGCGCGTCCATGTCGGCGCGGATGGCGACCGTCCTTCCCCCCCGCCCGCCGTCCAGGTCGGCCACCACGGCCGTGCCCCAGGGCCGGCGCGGCTCGAGGCCGAAACTGCGCAGCCGTTCGGCCACCCAGCCGGCGGTCTCCTCCTCCTGGAAGCTCAGCTCCGGATGACGATGGAGGTGGCGCCTCCAGGCCACCAGCTCCTCCCGCATCGCCTCCGCCGCCTGTGCGATCTCTTCCTCGCCCAGTGGTTCCACCGGATCGCCCCCTCTCGTGGGGGACGTTCCGTCCCGGAGGACCGGCTTCCTGCCCGGTCGAAGGGTGGGACCGCCCGAAGTCACCTCCCCCCCTCCGGCGCTTCCAGGATGCGCCGGATCTCGCGCAGCCTGTAACCCTCGCGGAGATAGCGCTTGATGGTCAGGAGGCGCTCAAGGTCCCGGCCGGAGAAGAGCCGGTGGCCGCCACGGGTCCGGTGGGGCGAGACCAGGCCGCGCTGGTCGTAATAGCGGATCTGGCGAGGGGTCAGCCCGGTCAGCTCGGCGGCGACGGACATGGGGTAGAGCGGTCGATCCCGGTCGGGGGTTCTCTCCATACGTTCCCTCTCCCGTCTTCCCGTGAGCCGGAACGCTCGGCGTCTCGCAGGCAGGCTATTCCGCCCCCTCCGCGGGGGTGCCACGACCCAGTCTTGGGGACTTCCCGCCTGCGGGCGACCTTTGTTAGACTAGCCGGCGAATTTGACCGCGGACCGAGAGTGAAAACCGTTTCTGGAGATCCCCGCATCCCGGGGGCGGTCAGGGCTTCTCGGGCATAGATCGCTAGCGGCCCCCATGGCGCCGCAGCCGTGGTGCCGGGCGTGAAGGCGGGTGGTGGCTCCCGAGGGAGTGCGGACGAGGATCCTGATCGAAGGGGTCATGACCCGGCGGACCCGCCTGCGAGCGGGACATCCATACGATTCCGAACCCGATGAAGGGAGCGTTGGGCGGCTACCATGGCTTTCCGCCTCGAGCGACTGACGATGGAACCGGTCCTCCGACCGGTGGAAACACACCCCTGGGAACGAGCGGCGGTCTTCAACGCAGCGGCCACGCTCTGGCGAAATCGCATCGTCTTGCTCTACCGTGCATCGGATCAACCGTTCGGCGCGGACTACTCCCATCCGTACGTCTCCGCCATCGGCTACGCGGAAAGCCCGGACGGAATCCACTTCGAGCGCCGGTCGGATCCGGTCATGCGCGGTCTCGGCCCCCAGGAAGCGCGCGGGGTCGAGGATCCCCGCCTCTCCCGGATCGGCGGCCGCTTCCACATGGTGTACACGGCCTTCGGCGGCCGCGAGCCCACCGACTTCCGCATCACCCTGGCCACCTCGCGGGACCTGATCCACTGGGGCGAGAGGCGCATCCTCCTGGACGAGCCCAACAAGGACGGGGCTCTCCTGCCGGCCAGGATCGCCGGCCGCTACTTCCTCTTCCACCGGCGGCCGCCCTCCATCTGGCTGGCGGAGTCGACCGACCTGGTCCACTGGGAGGACCACCGCGAGATCCTCCTGCCGCGCCCCGGTTACTGGGACTCGGCGCGCATCGGCATCGGCCCGGCACCCCTGCGCGTGGAGGACGGCTGGCTGCTGATCTACCACGGTGTCGACGCCCACAACACCTACCGGCTGGGGGCGGCGCTCCTGGACGCGGAAGAGCCCTGGCGCGTCCTCGACCGGCTGGAGGAGCCGATCCTGGAGCCTGAAACCGACTGGGAGCGGAACGGCTGGATCCCCAACGTGGTCTTCGCCTGCGGGGCGGTCGACCTGCCGGACCGCTTCCTGGTCTTCTACGGCGCGGCCGACACGTATGTCGGCGCGGCGCAGGTCGCCAAGTCCCAGGTTCGCTTCGAGAAGCGGCGCGCCGCCTGAACGGCGGCCGATGGAAACAGGGGGCGGGGAGGTCGGAGGGGACAGCCGGCCATCCCCGCCCTTCTCCGCCCGAGGGCGCCCGGTTCCGACGGGCTAGACGTTGAAGACGATCAGGGCGATGACCGTTCCGATCAGCGCGCCGACGAGCACCTGGAGCGGGGTGTGCCCGCGCAGCTCGTTCAGCTCCCGCCTCTCCCGCTCCCGCAGGAGAGCCAGCTCCGAGCCGGCCTCACGGGCCGCCCCCGCCGCCAGGGGGAGCACCGCCTCCTCCTCGCCCGCCCTCTCCTTCGGCCCCGCAAGCTCCAAGCGGTCGAGCAGCGCGTTCAGGACCCGCGCCTGCTCGCCCACGGCGCGCCGGACCGTCACCGCGTCCCACATGGCCAGCAGGGCGACGACGATGGCCACCGACGCCTGGCCGGACGTCCAACCGGTGGAGAGGCCGACACCCACCACCAGCCCGCTGACCAGGGCCGCGTGCGAGCTGGGCATGCCTCCCGGCTCCACGAAGCGGCGCCAGAGCAGGCGCCGGGCCTGCAGGCTCTCCGCGCCCCCCTTCCAGAGCTGGGCGACGGCCATGCTGAGGAGGGCGACCACCAGGATGGGATCGAGCCCGATCAGGTGGAGGAGATGGTGGATCACCCTCGGCTTCCTCCGCTCGCCCCGCCCGGCGCCGGCGCCCCAGGAGGCGCTCCCTCCGCCGCCCCCGGTGCCTCCGGCCCGAGCAGCCGTGCCAGCGGGACCAGCTCCATCCCGGCCGCCCGGATCCGGTCCACCAGCTCGGGCAGCGCGGCCAGCGTCCGCTCCGGCGCTCCCTCGGCCCCGCCCGCGTCGTGGAGGAGGACGATCACCCCGGGCCGAAGCCCCTGCTCGACGCGGCGGACGATGGAGGCGGGCGTGGCGGAGGCCTTCCAGTCGTCGCCCACGGCGCTCCAGAGGACGAGGCGCGCACCGGTCTCCGCCGCTCCCAGCCAGACCGCCCAGTTGAAGGCCCCCCACGGCGGGCGCAGGTACCGGACCGGGCGGCCGCTCACGTCCTCCAGGAGAGCCGCCGCGTCCCTGATCTCGCGCAGCGTCGCCGCGGGCCCCAGGCTCCAGGCGTGGCGGTGCGACCAGGTGTGGTTGCCCAGCTCGTGCCCCGCGGCCACCGCCTCGCGGACCAGGGCCGGTTCCCGGACCGCGCGCCGCCCGACCATGAAGAAGGTGGCCGGCACCTCCAAGCGCGCCAGCGCCTCCAGGAAGCGCGGCGTGCTCGCCGGGTCGGGCCCGTCGTCGAAGGTGAGCGCCGCGCGCGCCCGGCCGGCGACAGGACCGCGGGCCGTCACCCCGGCGTGGAGGTAATGCCCCAGCAGCTCCGGCAGCCCGCCGGCCGCCAGCCAGGCCGCCCCGGCCGTCACCAGCA harbors:
- a CDS encoding MoxR family ATPase — its product is MPEIPEVRDLAARVTGNVERVILGKRRAVELLLVALLADRHVLIEDVPGTGKTMLVKALAVSLGASFARLQFTPDLLPSDVTGTSVWDPHRGEFRFEPGPVFHQVLLADEINRASPKTQSSLLECMEERQVSADGVTRPLPRPFLVLATENPVDFEGTYPLPEAQLDRFGLRLRIGYPAPEEEMQLLDRMRGDEPLRTLQQVATPEEVLAAQERVRGVYVDPALRAYLIDLITATRTHPEVQLGASPRAAVTLAALARARAAVSGRDYVLPEDVKALAEPALAHRLILRPEARWEQVTPESVVRDILNRTPLPDQVRVRRGG
- a CDS encoding DUF58 domain-containing protein; this encodes MRLRLNDPWIPLLWAVLGVAALLMGGRLPWSIFFLFTALLLLSGGWTAYAARHVEIELQRGRLRSTAGEQLEVSLAVENAGWLPVPHLALEDVSEAPIGLLSEPLLLSMPVSASATYRLRTRPLRRGRYALGPLEARVRDPFGLFEKRWRVEGQETVTVYPRVLPLGRLPLPLRDPFGQVETRRRILPDPGSLAGARPAQPGDATRWIHWKASARRGSLYTKQFDPTASGQAVLVVDTDRKSYEAAAAGEVSPDLLDAACELAAASGRLYLRRNVAVGAWVGGPSPLWIPPRTGENQMGFLLEALASASLADGGLEEALAGLGHRLAAQTALIVCSPHLEASTAAALQSLQQDGFGVLVVLVKPRAGGRAGGRAGEERPRGGPEAAGEVLRRLTEAGVHAYAAASVAELDAQLGGEADARAVLR
- a CDS encoding transglutaminaseTgpA domain-containing protein, whose translation is MRAPSFADPSLPGEEEVIGAPASRGGGAWYAWRALEMLLFHAYLGLLVWSFGPFLHVPVEPARFLEVAVPVSLAAWAMARWRWLATALVVAVVLALGLSARYAPLLWWQLRSQLLLLGQLLGAAWSGHPLPTPPGVAYGLMTLGGLLAGILAHRERAASGRGVWLLGLGAAVLLVQWLWYWDPAYSILWPAMALGLAWLAAREAVAHAPRASSPAAADATRAPVAYSATPARQLTLGVLAAVALLALVAALPTAIPPASLGSLGQRFAQLMPSLERLRGAGVPVGSLPPGGFDLSSTGFAQANDRLGGPVLLDPTPVMRLRLYGAPAAGTLYLRGMADDVYTGLGWKLSPSGEPTRSRPPQPAGAIPPSAPRVRLEVEPLGSLPVVFYPLQPVQLSVPAEIRSDGLGNLYAATGALQQGYELVARLIPVGGPGYAPSSLAGPVPPPDQGNGLQLPAEVPARVRELAQRVTAGSSTPLEKARALERFLKSSYPYTLDASAPPPGRDFVDFFLFEERQGYCTYYSSAMAVMLRTLGIPARWVTGFRVDLAGGRLLPDGGRQLEVRNADAHAWVEAWIPGRGWVPFDPTPGATETASTGAGTLAPAPDAGPGGQPSRPPLRQPQSGETGGSGAAAGTAQGAPRWPWFALLGALLAAFWTGRGWWREMAPVAGGRAQMARLFRLAERLGRLYGVPRRRGETPTEYAARVGRVYPVVVPPLERLAVLYERALFAPEPPAPSEAVSAHRAWQELNRRWAELGGRWRHAWRRWLSW
- a CDS encoding DUF402 domain-containing protein, translated to MNPGTPPGAGHPGAREELAAVTAFKFDGRLHRRWQAAPVLAEEGSLTVLWLPAGTKVEEADGRLWEDDVPVVHYLWRDRWYDVFVLLQERGLRYYCNLTTPVEWEEASPGGSRHGRTTDLDVDVLLGEDGRLQILDLHEFELHRRQWSYPERLVREVERGLAELLDRIRDRQEAFSPEAPALWRRWLGSA
- a CDS encoding amidohydrolase, with the translated sequence MGEEEIAQAAEAMREELVAWRRHLHRHPELSFQEEETAGWVAERLRSFGLEPRRPWGTAVVADLDGGRGGRTVAIRADMDALPVEEATGLEFASERPGVMHACGHDGHTAILLGVARLLATTRARWPGRVRFLFQPAEEKIPGGALGLIEHGALDGVDAVVGLHLWSNLPVGKAGLNEGALMANADDFRIVVHGRGGHGSAPHQAVDALWVGAQIVTGLQGMMGRAVDPLQPAVLTVGTFHAGFNFNVIAPAAEMTGTVRTFDEVTREEVIRRMRALVEHLCAAAGASYDFEYNRGYPALTNHPQEARVLAEAARSVLGAENVDSRYPPNMGGEDFAYYLQRRPGAFLLLGAGPREGAGAPHHSPQFTIDEEALPLGVRILSGAALRLLEARD
- a CDS encoding MerR family transcriptional regulator, translating into MERTPDRDRPLYPMSVAAELTGLTPRQIRYYDQRGLVSPHRTRGGHRLFSGRDLERLLTIKRYLREGYRLREIRRILEAPEGGR
- a CDS encoding glycosidase, translated to MEPVLRPVETHPWERAAVFNAAATLWRNRIVLLYRASDQPFGADYSHPYVSAIGYAESPDGIHFERRSDPVMRGLGPQEARGVEDPRLSRIGGRFHMVYTAFGGREPTDFRITLATSRDLIHWGERRILLDEPNKDGALLPARIAGRYFLFHRRPPSIWLAESTDLVHWEDHREILLPRPGYWDSARIGIGPAPLRVEDGWLLIYHGVDAHNTYRLGAALLDAEEPWRVLDRLEEPILEPETDWERNGWIPNVVFACGAVDLPDRFLVFYGAADTYVGAAQVAKSQVRFEKRRAA
- a CDS encoding divergent PAP2 family protein, with the translated sequence MIHHLLHLIGLDPILVVALLSMAVAQLWKGGAESLQARRLLWRRFVEPGGMPSSHAALVSGLVVGVGLSTGWTSGQASVAIVVALLAMWDAVTVRRAVGEQARVLNALLDRLELAGPKERAGEEEAVLPLAAGAAREAGSELALLRERERRELNELRGHTPLQVLVGALIGTVIALIVFNV
- a CDS encoding polysaccharide deacetylase family protein → MAGAGFGRWGERLLVTAGAAWLAAGGLPELLGHYLHAGVTARGPVAGRARAALTFDDGPDPASTPRFLEALARLEVPATFFMVGRRAVREPALVREAVAAGHELGNHTWSHRHAWSLGPAATLREIRDAAALLEDVSGRPVRYLRPPWGAFNWAVWLGAAETGARLVLWSAVGDDWKASATPASIVRRVEQGLRPGVIVLLHDAGGAEGAPERTLAALPELVDRIRAAGMELVPLARLLGPEAPGAAEGAPPGAPAPGGASGGSRG